A portion of the Paenibacillus hamazuiensis genome contains these proteins:
- a CDS encoding ABC transporter ATP-binding protein yields MSSVIYSGSGSPTSKEPEPLRDEAKIAIRGVGKVFVADNRLTRALTETNVTVRDGEFLVIVGPSGCGKTTLLRILAGLEMPTSGEVRIEATDRSRPLHSMVFQERSIFPWMKVIDNVAYGLRVRGVNKRTALAKAEEYLGKVGLAKFAQAYPHELSGGMKQRVSIARAFANDPEVLLMDEPFAALDEQTKLILQEELLRIWDENKKTVVYVTHSLQEAVLLGDRILVFSAHPGRIKAEVQVSFPRPRSHRLTNTPEFSALTSRLWELLKDEVVKASGLAGYDKATTEGKEPTA; encoded by the coding sequence ATGAGTTCAGTCATTTATTCCGGTTCCGGCTCACCGACAAGCAAAGAGCCTGAACCGCTGCGGGACGAAGCGAAAATTGCGATACGCGGCGTCGGCAAGGTGTTCGTTGCCGATAACAGGCTGACCCGCGCCTTGACGGAAACGAATGTGACGGTGCGCGACGGTGAATTCCTGGTCATCGTAGGACCGAGCGGATGCGGCAAAACAACGCTGCTGCGCATTTTGGCCGGGCTGGAAATGCCGACTTCCGGCGAAGTTCGTATCGAGGCGACAGATCGGAGCCGTCCTCTTCATTCGATGGTCTTTCAGGAACGCTCGATTTTTCCGTGGATGAAGGTGATCGATAACGTCGCATACGGCTTGCGGGTGCGCGGAGTGAACAAGCGGACCGCACTGGCAAAGGCGGAGGAGTATCTCGGCAAGGTCGGGCTCGCCAAATTCGCTCAGGCTTATCCCCATGAACTGTCCGGGGGTATGAAGCAGCGGGTGAGCATCGCCAGGGCGTTTGCCAACGACCCCGAGGTGCTGCTGATGGACGAGCCGTTTGCCGCGCTGGACGAGCAAACGAAGCTGATCCTGCAGGAAGAGCTGCTCCGCATTTGGGACGAAAATAAAAAAACCGTCGTCTACGTGACGCACAGTCTTCAGGAAGCCGTACTGCTCGGAGATCGCATTCTTGTCTTTTCCGCCCATCCGGGCCGAATCAAAGCGGAAGTTCAGGTAAGCTTCCCGCGTCCGAGGTCCCACCGATTGACGAACACGCCGGAATTCAGCGCGCTTACGTCCAGGCTCTGGGAGCTGCTGAAGGATGAGGTTGTAAAAGCGAGCGGACTCGCAGGTTACGACAAGGCGACGACCGAAGGAAAGGAGCCGACTGCATGA
- a CDS encoding ABC transporter permease, with product MSLSPSLEPNPEAVRIAEKLLKENRRQKLLNRGLSLSMPFLLLLLWELLARLGWIDTRFFAAPTQIAVTFWTLAANGQLLSDVAISLTRIVVGFAFGAVPGLLVGILMGQSVLVRYLLNPLIAAIYPIPKIAILPLILFIFGFGEASKYAIIAIGVFFIVAVNTMTGAMGVPAIYLDVGKEFGAKRLAVFRTIVIPAALPVIFAGIKLAWGTALLLVVAAEFVGAKSGIGYMIWSSWQVFSIEQMFVGLFVIALLGFITLLLLDELEAKLLPWRNHV from the coding sequence ATGAGTCTGAGCCCATCTCTTGAACCAAATCCCGAGGCAGTGCGCATCGCCGAAAAATTGCTGAAGGAAAACCGCAGGCAGAAGCTTTTGAACCGGGGCCTCTCGCTTTCCATGCCGTTTTTGCTGCTGCTGCTGTGGGAATTGCTCGCGCGCCTAGGTTGGATCGACACCCGTTTTTTTGCCGCACCTACACAAATTGCCGTAACGTTTTGGACGCTTGCGGCAAACGGACAGCTGCTGAGTGATGTCGCCATCAGCTTGACCCGCATTGTGGTCGGCTTCGCCTTCGGCGCCGTTCCCGGTCTGCTGGTCGGCATCCTGATGGGGCAGTCGGTTCTTGTCAGATATTTGCTCAACCCGCTGATCGCCGCGATATACCCTATACCGAAAATCGCCATATTACCTCTCATCCTGTTTATTTTCGGGTTCGGGGAAGCTTCCAAATACGCGATTATCGCCATCGGCGTTTTCTTTATTGTCGCCGTCAATACCATGACCGGAGCGATGGGCGTGCCGGCCATTTATTTGGATGTGGGGAAAGAATTCGGAGCGAAGCGGCTTGCCGTCTTCAGAACGATCGTTATTCCGGCGGCGCTGCCGGTTATATTTGCCGGGATCAAGCTGGCCTGGGGGACCGCTCTGCTGCTCGTCGTAGCCGCCGAATTCGTCGGAGCTAAATCGGGTATCGGCTATATGATCTGGAGCTCCTGGCAAGTATTCTCCATTGAACAAATGTTTGTCGGCTTGTTCGTCATTGCCCTCCTCGGATTTATCACTCTGCTGCTTCTGGACGAGCTGGAGGCAAAACTTTTGCCCTGGCGAAATCACGTTTAA
- a CDS encoding 4-hydroxyphenylacetate 3-hydroxylase N-terminal domain-containing protein: protein MSLGERYMERLNDGRKVWLGEQSVDRIARHPAFAATARLIASMLDRQEEPGTMDLLTYKVEDKQRAHMAFLVPESKEDLFRRHQAFRFDPDETFGMADGPSQYIRSVLTGHYAARHDSGLGSEYASKLEAYYKHVRDRDLICAAASGDPQSRAATAGETGPGLRIVRETKEGIIVSGARMAATNAPYADEILVSFHDPGSRFSRRTDSPMFAVSTCTPGLHIVCRESIRSGERDDAPVSARFAEMDAVLVFDEVLVSWDRVFVKNDPEALHRLWRSPAGSALGRHQAVVRLFGHLEFIAAVGHALVSASETKTLLHIQEKMGELMIQLETLKGLLVAAEHPSRPSYDRVWLPDEQPLRTACSLGARFYPRAIEIVRQIGADSLLQRPARLADFGGPVGHFLREYYGGTDRDAFSRTKLVKLAWDLVGSPLAARRTLYEQFLWGDPVQGYADHYETYPIETLTEPVWRLVHANSKPS from the coding sequence GAAGAGCCCGGGACGATGGATCTGTTGACTTACAAGGTAGAGGATAAGCAGCGGGCCCATATGGCTTTTCTCGTACCGGAATCGAAGGAGGATTTGTTTCGCCGACACCAAGCATTCCGATTTGATCCGGATGAGACCTTCGGAATGGCGGACGGCCCATCTCAGTATATTCGCTCCGTGCTTACCGGCCATTATGCTGCACGGCATGATTCCGGCCTCGGTTCGGAGTACGCCTCCAAGTTGGAGGCCTACTACAAGCATGTTAGAGACCGTGATCTGATATGCGCCGCCGCCTCTGGCGATCCGCAATCCCGCGCCGCCACTGCGGGAGAAACCGGTCCCGGGCTGCGCATCGTACGTGAGACGAAGGAAGGCATCATTGTCAGCGGGGCCCGGATGGCAGCGACAAATGCTCCCTATGCCGATGAAATTTTAGTCTCCTTCCATGATCCCGGATCACGGTTTTCCAGGAGAACCGACAGCCCCATGTTTGCTGTAAGCACCTGTACGCCGGGGTTACACATCGTTTGCCGGGAATCTATCCGGTCGGGCGAACGGGACGATGCGCCTGTCAGCGCGCGCTTTGCGGAAATGGACGCCGTGCTTGTTTTTGATGAAGTGCTCGTTTCCTGGGACCGCGTTTTTGTGAAAAACGATCCTGAGGCGCTGCATCGCCTTTGGCGCAGTCCGGCGGGTTCAGCGTTAGGACGTCATCAGGCAGTGGTTCGGCTGTTCGGACATCTTGAGTTTATAGCCGCAGTAGGCCACGCACTCGTCTCCGCTTCAGAGACGAAGACGCTCCTGCATATCCAGGAAAAAATGGGCGAGCTGATGATTCAACTCGAGACGCTGAAAGGGCTGCTTGTAGCGGCGGAGCATCCGAGCCGTCCAAGCTATGATCGGGTTTGGCTCCCCGACGAGCAGCCTTTGCGGACAGCATGCAGCTTGGGCGCACGGTTTTATCCCCGCGCCATCGAGATTGTGCGGCAGATCGGAGCTGATTCCCTTTTGCAAAGGCCTGCCCGGCTTGCCGATTTTGGCGGGCCCGTCGGACATTTTCTCCGCGAGTATTACGGTGGAACCGACCGCGACGCCTTCAGCCGCACCAAGCTGGTAAAGCTGGCGTGGGATTTGGTCGGCAGCCCGCTGGCGGCCCGCCGCACGCTGTATGAACAATTTTTATGGGGAGATCCGGTGCAGGGCTATGCCGACCATTACGAAACGTACCCTATAGAAACGCTGACGGAGCCGGTATGGAGACTCGTTCATGCAAATTCAAAGCCATCTTGA